The proteins below come from a single Zonotrichia leucophrys gambelii isolate GWCS_2022_RI chromosome 3, RI_Zleu_2.0, whole genome shotgun sequence genomic window:
- the CCDC28A gene encoding coiled-coil domain-containing protein 28A, protein MEERKIKRRSPKSSSSHSAQVANSKKSSVPVSKSTAFSNPAPQPAVQKPKLKRVIKEKAKPPGAEAKGAQAAPIQHSFLTDVSDVQEMERGLLSLLNDFHSGKLQAFGNECSIEQMEHVRSMQEKLARLNLELYGEMEELPEDKRKLASDSNLDRLLSDLEELNSSIQKLHLADAQDIPNGTTG, encoded by the exons atggaagaaaggaagatCAAGAGGAGGAGCCCCAAATCATCTTCCAGTCACTCTGCTCAGGTTGCTAACTCCAAGAAGAGCTCAGTGCCAGTCAGTAAAAGTACAGCCTTTTCCaaccctgccccacagcctgccGTACAAAAACCAAAGTTAAAACG cgTAATCAAAGAGAAAGCCAAACCTCCAGGAGCTGAAGCAAaaggggcacaggcagcaccaaTCCAGCATTCTTTTCTCACAGATGTATCAGATGTCCAGGAAATGGAAAGGGGACTTCTGAGTCTCTTGAATGACTTCCACTCTGGCAAACTACAGGCATTTG GAAATGAATGTTCCATAGAGCAGATGGAGCACGTGCGGAGCATGCAGGAGAAACTTGCTCGCCTCAATCTGGAGCTCTATGGGGAGATGGAAGAACTCCCTgaagacaaaagaaaactgGCCAGTGATTCCAACCTGGATAGACTGCTGTCAGAT CTAGAAGAACTAAATTCATCCAT CCAAAAGCTACATTTAGCTGATGCTCAAGATATTCCAAATGGTACTACAGGCTGA